In one window of Methanolobus mangrovi DNA:
- a CDS encoding PAS domain-containing sensor histidine kinase, translated as MDNLFETIFNSVNDGIAIYSIDGLFLEVNPITCQCLGYSRDELLQMHVLDLIPSEFKEIASKQVAEKLNQKGGIVEMVCICKDGSLLPIELNVRPTEYNGNRVNLAVVRDITERKKAEQELQNSRELLRSIIDILPGTLNVVDTEYNIVAMNNADFRLKLVNSDSATSILGGKCYEVFMKRSSPCPWCKVEEVLSTGNSILYETTPDDMREIKTGKAFQIFVSAIKDDFGNIKGIIEYGIDITELRNAKLESDASNRAKSEFLANMSHELRTPLNSIIGFSDFLLDEYTGELGDRQYRYINNISNSGRHLLGIINDILDISKVEAGKVELKPEEVSIHCVLGDIISFMQPLAADKEIVLKMETEQQFDSLSADKSILNQILYNLISNAIKFTDIGGTVTIKTKSEDNMAHISVADTGIGISLKDQDKLFKPFSQLDSSLSRQYEGTGLGLLLTKKFVELHNGKIWVESEKDNGSTFTFAIPIEFKI; from the coding sequence TTGGATAATCTTTTTGAAACGATATTCAATTCTGTAAATGACGGAATTGCGATATATAGCATAGATGGTCTTTTTTTGGAAGTAAATCCTATAACATGCCAGTGTTTAGGGTATTCGAGAGATGAATTATTACAGATGCACGTACTTGACCTAATACCTTCTGAATTTAAGGAAATAGCAAGTAAGCAAGTTGCTGAAAAATTGAATCAGAAAGGTGGAATCGTCGAAATGGTATGCATTTGTAAAGACGGTTCCTTGCTACCTATTGAACTTAACGTTCGCCCAACAGAGTACAACGGAAATAGGGTCAATCTGGCTGTTGTCCGAGATATCACCGAGCGCAAAAAAGCAGAGCAGGAATTACAAAATAGTAGGGAGCTGCTTCGATCTATAATCGATATTCTCCCCGGAACTCTTAATGTGGTAGACACTGAATACAATATTGTTGCTATGAACAATGCTGATTTCAGATTGAAACTGGTAAACAGTGACTCTGCCACTTCAATTCTTGGAGGGAAATGTTATGAAGTCTTCATGAAAAGGTCTTCTCCTTGCCCCTGGTGCAAAGTCGAAGAAGTTCTCTCTACAGGAAATTCAATACTTTACGAGACCACACCAGATGATATGCGTGAAATAAAGACTGGAAAAGCCTTCCAAATATTTGTATCCGCAATTAAAGATGATTTTGGTAATATAAAGGGTATTATAGAATACGGAATCGATATAACAGAGTTGAGGAACGCCAAATTAGAATCAGATGCTTCAAACAGAGCAAAGAGCGAATTCCTTGCCAATATGAGTCATGAACTCAGGACCCCTCTTAATTCGATAATAGGCTTTTCTGATTTCCTTCTTGACGAATACACTGGGGAACTGGGTGATAGGCAGTATCGATATATTAACAATATCTCAAACAGTGGAAGGCATCTGCTTGGAATTATCAATGATATCCTGGACATCTCTAAAGTAGAAGCCGGGAAAGTAGAACTAAAACCTGAAGAAGTATCTATTCACTGTGTTCTGGGAGATATTATCTCATTCATGCAACCGCTTGCAGCTGATAAAGAGATTGTGTTAAAAATGGAAACAGAACAACAATTTGACTCTCTGTCAGCGGACAAATCAATACTTAATCAGATACTTTATAACCTGATAAGCAATGCCATAAAGTTTACAGATATTGGTGGAACTGTAACGATAAAAACCAAAAGTGAAGATAATATGGCTCATATATCCGTTGCAGACACAGGTATTGGTATCTCACTAAAAGACCAGGACAAACTTTTCAAGCCCTTTAGTCAGCTTGATTCTTCTTTATCCAGACAGTATGAAGGCACAGGCCTGGGATTGTTACTTACAAAGAAATTCGTGGAATTGCATAATGGAAAGATATGGGTTGAAAGTGAAAAAGACAACGGTAGTACGTTTACCTTCGCAATTCCAATTGAATTTAAAATATAA
- a CDS encoding coiled-coil domain-containing protein, producing MSEELFYQNQLQNLEEIKSTYFSQLDEVERKRAEIALKKEQIKVDESLLIEDSKKIREAKKLIANEYEKLVARNDELKLAKKEYSQKKEFFSQKALELESCLKKYELDQESIQKRKSENYRILRSIYEEELSVNKRQKRLEITKTRLDRKAREIAAQKDEIASHEMDIDIDNEKIERRREYVKHLNETLTVREKEVEVRQNELSELVRKTEEDIGKHVTIQRQHLNMMTKDSRIEQQLTYIKSLEENILELTSKLESKSEELRQVKIYSTLVEQNLELIRREV from the coding sequence ATGAGTGAGGAACTTTTTTACCAGAATCAACTCCAGAACCTGGAAGAGATTAAATCCACATATTTTAGTCAGCTTGATGAAGTGGAAAGAAAGCGTGCTGAAATCGCTTTAAAGAAAGAGCAGATTAAAGTTGATGAATCCTTACTTATAGAAGATTCTAAAAAGATTCGCGAAGCTAAAAAGCTAATTGCGAATGAATATGAAAAGCTCGTAGCTAGAAATGATGAACTGAAGCTAGCGAAGAAGGAATATTCGCAAAAAAAAGAATTCTTCTCCCAAAAAGCATTGGAACTTGAGTCCTGCCTGAAAAAATATGAACTTGATCAAGAGTCCATTCAAAAAAGAAAGTCAGAGAACTACCGAATATTGCGCTCTATATATGAAGAAGAGTTGTCAGTCAATAAAAGGCAAAAAAGGCTTGAAATAACCAAAACTAGACTGGACAGAAAGGCTAGGGAAATTGCTGCGCAAAAGGATGAGATAGCATCTCATGAAATGGATATAGATATTGATAATGAAAAAATAGAGCGCAGACGTGAATATGTAAAACACCTCAATGAGACCCTCACCGTCCGGGAGAAGGAAGTTGAAGTCAGGCAAAATGAACTTTCAGAACTAGTGCGAAAGACTGAAGAGGATATTGGCAAACATGTAACGATCCAGAGACAACATCTTAACATGATGACAAAAGATTCAAGGATCGAGCAGCAATTGACATATATCAAAAGTCTTGAAGAAAATATACTTGAGTTAACTAGTAAACTTGAAAGTAAATCAGAAGAACTCAGGCAAGTTAAGATTTATTCAACTCTGGTTGAGCAGAATCTTGAACTTATCAGAAGAGAAGTCTAG
- a CDS encoding PAS domain S-box protein, with product MNSSDKGKNLALKVTALYILVASIWILCSDIVLGWFALDVDQYMQLQTYKGWFFVLITGSLLFTYLTPRIRELNRSRKSLQDTEESLNRRLDYEMATVRCMRLLLEPANMDKLIPQILDIIHQTVGNSRTYIFKNEENPELGLCMSQVYEVVSDGIEPQIDNPDLQHLPYNEGAPTMLPILESRQHFVHVVEELEEPERTILAEQGILSILIIPIFTGKELWGFIGFDDCAETRKWHEDDINLLEVIADGIGEYIFHRKAENDLKESEERFKALHNASFGGIAIHDKGLVLDCNQGLSEITGYTTNELIGMDGLLLIEESFRSRVIDNMISGYEEAYEVIGCRKDGTEYPVRVQAKIVPYKGKQLRVTEFRDITEQKEAEEALKKSEAKQSAMIANISDVIAVIDKDGINRYKSPNIEKWFGWKPEEMIGVSTWENIHPDDLEQTQKLFSRLLEQQNATSTSEARYCCKDGSYKWMEFTAINLLHEPTINGILLNYHDITERKQAENHLRESEAKESAMIANSADVIAIVDRDGINIYKSPNIEKWFGWKPEEMIGVSAWKNIHPDDLKNTQELYPIFLEMPEAVVTSEARYRCKDDSYKWIEFTISNLLNEPAINGVMLNYHDITERKIAENALRDSESKFRNYIENAPYAIFIADEDWKYLEVNKTASMLTGYSEEELLTMTGFDLVAPESQRKAYQSNYEVKNTGFTTVELLFIHKDKTSYWMRMDATKLSENRYIVFASDITERKRAEYSLIEGKILAEENNRIKSEFLANMSHELRTPLTAIIGFSDILDAKLFGELNEKQISHVNHINKSGRHLLEVINDILDLSKIEAGKMELDCENFPISNTLNEIQAFMHPMAGKKNIDLKIINEIKDVEIFADRVKFKQIMFNLLSNAIKFTPDNGKVSVFATNTEDDIQVSVSDTGIGIPLNLQQDIFNPFTQVDSSNKRRYGGTGLGLALVKQFVELHNGKIWLESEEGKGSTFSFTIKNQDSLVNN from the coding sequence ATGAATAGCTCTGATAAAGGTAAAAATCTGGCTCTGAAAGTTACAGCACTATACATATTAGTAGCCAGCATCTGGATCTTATGCTCAGATATTGTCCTGGGATGGTTTGCTTTGGATGTAGACCAATATATGCAACTCCAAACCTATAAAGGATGGTTTTTTGTTTTAATTACAGGTTCATTGTTATTTACATACCTCACCCCCCGCATCAGGGAACTCAACAGATCCCGAAAAAGCCTTCAGGATACTGAAGAATCACTCAATAGAAGACTTGACTATGAGATGGCAACAGTCAGGTGCATGCGCCTTTTACTCGAACCTGCCAACATGGATAAACTCATACCGCAGATCCTTGATATAATCCATCAAACTGTGGGAAATAGCAGGACATATATTTTCAAAAATGAAGAGAATCCTGAATTAGGTCTTTGCATGTCGCAGGTATATGAGGTTGTGTCTGATGGAATTGAACCACAAATAGACAATCCTGACCTGCAGCATCTGCCATATAACGAAGGGGCGCCTACAATGCTCCCTATTTTAGAGTCCAGACAGCACTTTGTACATGTAGTAGAAGAACTTGAGGAACCAGAAAGAACGATTCTCGCTGAGCAAGGCATTCTTTCAATACTTATTATTCCAATTTTTACAGGCAAGGAACTCTGGGGCTTCATAGGATTTGATGATTGTGCAGAGACTCGAAAATGGCATGAAGACGACATTAATCTTCTTGAGGTAATTGCTGATGGCATCGGAGAATATATTTTCCATCGGAAAGCAGAAAATGACCTAAAAGAAAGTGAAGAGAGATTCAAAGCACTTCATAATGCATCTTTTGGTGGCATTGCTATTCACGATAAAGGTCTTGTTCTCGACTGTAATCAAGGACTCTCTGAAATTACCGGATACACCACCAATGAATTGATTGGAATGGATGGACTGTTGCTTATTGAGGAAAGTTTCAGAAGTAGAGTTATAGACAATATGATCTCAGGCTATGAGGAGGCTTACGAAGTCATAGGATGTCGCAAAGATGGTACAGAATATCCCGTCAGAGTACAAGCAAAAATAGTCCCGTATAAAGGAAAACAGTTAAGAGTAACAGAATTCAGAGACATAACCGAACAGAAAGAAGCAGAAGAAGCACTTAAGAAAAGCGAAGCAAAACAGAGCGCAATGATTGCTAACATATCCGATGTGATAGCCGTCATTGATAAAGATGGAATAAACAGGTACAAAAGTCCGAATATAGAGAAATGGTTTGGATGGAAGCCAGAAGAAATGATAGGTGTTTCCACATGGGAAAATATCCACCCTGATGACCTGGAACAAACACAAAAATTATTTTCCAGACTTCTGGAACAACAAAATGCTACATCTACTTCAGAAGCAAGGTACTGTTGCAAAGACGGGAGTTACAAATGGATGGAATTTACAGCTATCAACCTATTGCATGAACCTACCATCAATGGAATACTGTTGAATTACCATGATATCACTGAGCGTAAACAGGCTGAAAATCATCTGCGTGAAAGTGAAGCAAAAGAGAGTGCCATGATCGCAAACAGTGCTGATGTTATCGCGATTGTAGATAGGGATGGTATCAATATATACAAGAGTCCGAATATAGAGAAATGGTTCGGGTGGAAGCCAGAGGAAATGATAGGTGTTTCTGCTTGGAAGAATATTCATCCTGATGATCTTAAAAATACACAGGAATTGTATCCTATATTCCTTGAAATGCCAGAAGCTGTAGTAACTTCAGAAGCAAGATACCGTTGCAAAGATGACAGTTACAAATGGATAGAATTCACAATCAGCAACCTTCTAAATGAACCTGCTATCAATGGAGTAATGTTGAATTACCATGACATCACTGAACGAAAAATAGCTGAAAACGCTCTGCGAGATAGTGAAAGTAAATTCAGGAATTACATTGAAAATGCACCTTATGCCATTTTTATAGCTGATGAAGACTGGAAATACCTGGAAGTTAACAAGACTGCCTCTATGCTTACCGGGTATTCAGAAGAGGAATTACTGACAATGACCGGCTTTGACCTCGTAGCCCCGGAATCTCAACGCAAAGCATATCAGAGTAATTATGAGGTTAAAAACACTGGCTTTACTACAGTTGAACTGCTTTTCATTCATAAGGACAAAACTTCCTATTGGATGAGGATGGACGCTACCAAACTTTCAGAAAATCGCTATATTGTGTTTGCAAGTGATATTACTGAAAGGAAGAGAGCAGAATACTCCCTAATTGAAGGTAAGATACTGGCAGAGGAAAATAACCGTATCAAATCAGAATTCCTTGCTAACATGAGTCATGAACTGCGCACTCCCCTTACGGCTATAATAGGCTTTTCAGACATATTGGATGCTAAATTGTTCGGTGAGCTGAATGAAAAACAGATATCACATGTTAACCACATAAATAAGAGTGGCAGACATCTTCTGGAAGTTATAAATGATATTCTTGACCTCTCTAAAATTGAAGCTGGAAAGATGGAACTTGATTGCGAGAATTTCCCAATTTCCAACACATTGAATGAAATACAGGCATTTATGCACCCAATGGCAGGCAAGAAGAATATTGATCTCAAAATAATAAATGAGATAAAAGATGTTGAAATATTTGCTGACAGAGTTAAGTTCAAACAGATAATGTTCAACCTGCTCAGCAATGCTATTAAATTCACCCCAGATAACGGCAAGGTATCAGTTTTTGCCACCAATACAGAAGATGACATTCAGGTATCAGTATCAGACACTGGCATTGGAATTCCCCTGAATCTGCAACAAGATATATTCAATCCCTTTACACAGGTCGATTCATCTAACAAAAGGAGATATGGTGGCACAGGTCTTGGGCTGGCACTTGTCAAACAATTTGTTGAATTGCATAACGGAAAGATATGGCTTGAAAGCGAAGAAGGAAAAGGAAGTACTTTTTCATTTACTATAAAGAATCAGGATTCTTTAGTGAACAACTAG
- a CDS encoding LysE family translocator, whose product MLFLNEFLVLGVILGFTAGISPGPLMAMTISETLQHGSRAGVKVAISPLITDILIVSCILFFLLRIESHDLIIALICLSGAFYLMYLGVSSFNTSTIDIDIRKERENSFKKGILVNFLSPHPYLFWITIGGPILFQALDVGIWGTVLFVAGFYSLLVGSKIMIAMVVGKSRSFLKSKYYLYMIRALGFVYFIFALFFIEQGLELLSL is encoded by the coding sequence ATGCTGTTTCTCAATGAGTTTCTGGTACTGGGAGTTATTCTTGGTTTTACCGCAGGCATATCTCCCGGACCACTAATGGCAATGACGATATCTGAAACTCTTCAGCATGGATCAAGAGCAGGGGTGAAAGTTGCAATATCCCCGTTGATAACAGATATTCTCATAGTCTCTTGTATTCTGTTTTTTCTGTTACGCATTGAAAGTCATGATTTGATAATTGCTTTGATATGTTTGTCTGGTGCATTTTACCTGATGTACCTTGGTGTGTCATCATTCAATACCAGCACCATAGATATTGATATTAGAAAAGAACGTGAAAACTCTTTTAAAAAGGGTATTTTAGTCAATTTCCTGAGCCCTCATCCTTACCTGTTCTGGATAACCATTGGGGGTCCCATTTTATTTCAGGCTCTTGATGTTGGTATATGGGGAACTGTTCTATTCGTTGCAGGATTCTATTCTCTTCTTGTAGGGTCGAAGATTATGATTGCAATGGTTGTAGGAAAATCCAGGTCTTTCCTGAAAAGTAAGTATTATCTTTATATGATTCGTGCTCTGGGCTTTGTTTATTTTATATTTGCCTTATTCTTCATTGAGCAAGGTTTAGAGTTATTGAGCTTGTAG
- a CDS encoding winged helix-turn-helix transcriptional regulator: MATYNKTVNENEQRCCCPVEATLSVIGGKWKPLILWHLKENTMRYNSLQQVLPGISPRMLTKQLRELENDGIVNREMYPEIPPRVEYSLTDFGRTIIPVLEALAQWGIKYTDQKGSSK, translated from the coding sequence ATGGCAACTTACAATAAAACAGTCAATGAGAATGAACAAAGATGCTGCTGCCCAGTAGAAGCTACACTTAGTGTTATAGGGGGCAAATGGAAGCCACTTATCCTCTGGCACTTGAAAGAAAACACAATGCGTTATAATTCGCTACAACAGGTCCTCCCGGGAATATCCCCCAGAATGCTGACAAAGCAACTCCGGGAACTTGAGAATGATGGCATTGTCAATCGTGAGATGTATCCTGAGATTCCACCAAGGGTCGAATACTCACTTACCGATTTTGGAAGAACGATTATTCCCGTGCTGGAAGCGTTGGCTCAATGGGGTATTAAATATACAGACCAGAAAGGTAGCTCTAAATAA
- a CDS encoding flavodoxin family protein encodes MIEMKVVGFVGSPRKNGNTDVLVQQVLDGAAEAGADVEKFYINEMNIKGCQGCTYCREVDGCKLKDDMGKVYDALKNADGFVFGSPIYFFQFTSQMRQVIDRCWALVNPDFSSRIAGGKKAIIVGAQGNPEPDAFKGVFDEFTQVLQMFGMDVKGTFVDVGHHAPGEVKENAGLMEQAKVAGAQIFE; translated from the coding sequence ATGATCGAAATGAAAGTAGTAGGTTTTGTAGGAAGTCCAAGAAAGAATGGAAACACTGATGTACTTGTACAGCAGGTCCTTGACGGGGCAGCAGAAGCTGGTGCAGATGTTGAGAAATTCTACATAAATGAAATGAACATAAAAGGCTGCCAGGGATGCACATACTGCAGAGAAGTTGATGGTTGCAAATTAAAAGATGATATGGGTAAGGTCTATGATGCCCTTAAAAATGCAGATGGCTTTGTATTCGGTTCCCCTATCTATTTCTTCCAGTTCACAAGTCAGATGCGTCAGGTGATCGACCGTTGCTGGGCACTTGTAAATCCAGATTTCAGTTCTCGTATTGCAGGTGGGAAGAAAGCTATCATCGTCGGTGCACAGGGTAACCCAGAGCCAGATGCCTTCAAAGGAGTCTTTGATGAATTCACCCAGGTCCTTCAGATGTTCGGAATGGATGTCAAAGGTACTTTCGTGGATGTAGGTCACCATGCTCCGGGAGAGGTAAAGGAAAACGCCGGGCTCATGGAACAGGCTAAGGTAGCTGGTGCTCAGATATTTGAGTAA
- a CDS encoding sodium-translocating pyrophosphatase: MEALIYLAPLAGLVSLLFAGFFARSVLKEDAGSEKMQQIAGAVQEGAMAYLNRQYKTIAVVAAILAVLIFVLLGEDGGKIAVGFLVGAISSAAAGYIGMNVSVRANVRTAQAASKGLQKAMSVAFRGGAVTGLAVVGLALLGTSTFYILYGDVDLVIGFGFGASLISLFARVGGGIFTKAADVGADLVGKVEAGIPEDDPRNAGVIADNVGDNVGDCAGMGADLFETYVVTVLASMLLGSLILDSYANAILYPLILGAVAIFASVIAVFFVKVGNDGKIMKALYKGVAVSAILSLIAFYFVTTSLMGDMKFYYAALVGIVIMVLMVVFTEYYTSTSFRPVKTIAAASETGAGTNVISGLAIGFESTALPLVIIVAGILGSFYIVGGATDPALGIYGIAIAAAAMLSTTGMIVALDSYGPITDNAGGIAEMAGMPSNVRKITDALDAVGNTTKAVTKGYAIGSAALGALALFADYRYKVDLSGADLSLDQPLVLVGLFIGGLLPFVFSAVTMRAVGKAAFEIVNEVRRQFREIPGIMEGTGKPEYGKCVDIVTAAAIREMAIPGFLAIVTPLAVGLILGPAALGGLLIGIIVCGLLLALTMDNGGGAWDNAKKLIEDGAYGGKGSDAHKAAVVGDTVGDPFKDTSGPALNALIKVVNMVAILFASLFIGAGIF, encoded by the coding sequence ATGGAAGCTTTAATTTATCTTGCCCCTCTTGCTGGTCTCGTTAGTTTGTTATTTGCCGGCTTCTTTGCGCGCAGTGTTCTTAAAGAGGACGCTGGTTCCGAAAAGATGCAGCAAATAGCAGGTGCTGTCCAGGAAGGTGCGATGGCTTATTTGAATCGTCAATATAAAACAATCGCAGTAGTAGCTGCAATTCTTGCTGTACTGATCTTTGTTCTCCTTGGTGAGGATGGGGGTAAAATAGCAGTCGGTTTCCTTGTTGGTGCAATTAGTTCCGCAGCAGCAGGATACATTGGTATGAACGTATCCGTAAGGGCAAATGTAAGGACTGCACAAGCTGCATCAAAAGGTCTACAGAAAGCAATGTCTGTTGCATTCCGCGGTGGTGCGGTCACAGGTCTTGCTGTAGTAGGTCTTGCACTTCTTGGTACAAGCACTTTCTACATCCTTTACGGTGATGTGGATCTTGTAATCGGATTTGGTTTTGGTGCCAGTCTTATCAGTCTCTTTGCAAGGGTCGGCGGCGGAATATTCACAAAAGCAGCTGACGTTGGTGCCGATCTTGTCGGTAAAGTCGAAGCTGGAATTCCAGAAGATGACCCACGTAATGCAGGTGTAATTGCTGACAACGTAGGTGACAATGTAGGAGACTGTGCCGGTATGGGTGCTGACCTCTTTGAAACATATGTAGTAACAGTTCTCGCATCAATGCTTCTCGGATCACTTATCCTTGACTCATACGCAAACGCAATTCTTTATCCACTCATCCTTGGTGCAGTGGCAATCTTCGCATCCGTCATAGCTGTCTTCTTTGTCAAGGTTGGCAATGATGGGAAGATCATGAAAGCATTATACAAAGGTGTGGCAGTTTCTGCAATCCTAAGTCTCATTGCTTTCTACTTTGTTACAACTTCCCTTATGGGTGATATGAAATTCTACTATGCAGCTCTCGTTGGTATTGTTATCATGGTGCTGATGGTGGTTTTCACAGAATATTATACTTCAACATCTTTCCGTCCGGTAAAGACAATTGCCGCTGCATCCGAAACAGGTGCAGGTACAAACGTCATTTCAGGTCTTGCAATTGGTTTTGAAAGTACAGCACTTCCATTGGTCATCATCGTTGCTGGTATCCTTGGTTCGTTCTACATTGTAGGCGGAGCAACAGATCCTGCACTTGGTATCTATGGTATCGCAATTGCTGCAGCAGCAATGCTTTCAACCACCGGAATGATCGTAGCACTTGACTCATACGGTCCTATTACCGACAATGCAGGTGGTATCGCTGAAATGGCAGGTATGCCTTCTAATGTCCGTAAGATCACCGATGCACTTGATGCAGTAGGTAACACCACAAAGGCAGTTACTAAGGGATATGCGATAGGTTCTGCAGCACTTGGTGCTCTGGCTCTCTTCGCAGATTACAGGTACAAGGTAGACCTCAGTGGTGCTGATCTAAGTCTTGACCAGCCACTGGTTCTTGTAGGTCTTTTCATTGGTGGACTGCTTCCATTCGTTTTCAGTGCAGTTACAATGCGTGCTGTAGGTAAAGCAGCCTTTGAGATCGTGAACGAGGTTCGTCGCCAGTTCCGTGAGATACCTGGTATCATGGAAGGAACTGGAAAGCCGGAATACGGTAAGTGTGTCGACATCGTCACAGCAGCAGCTATCCGTGAGATGGCTATTCCTGGTTTCCTTGCTATAGTCACCCCATTGGCAGTCGGACTTATACTTGGTCCTGCAGCTCTTGGTGGTCTGCTTATCGGTATCATTGTGTGTGGTCTTTTGCTCGCACTTACAATGGACAACGGTGGCGGTGCATGGGATAATGCAAAGAAGCTCATTGAAGATGGGGCATATGGTGGAAAAGGTTCAGATGCTCACAAGGCAGCTGTTGTCGGTGACACCGTAGGTGACCCATTCAAGGACACATCCGGACCTGCACTCAATGCTCTGATCAAGGTAGTGAACATGGTTGCAATCCTGTTCGCGTCCCTGTTCATAGGCGCAGGAATCTTCTAA
- a CDS encoding PLD nuclease N-terminal domain-containing protein, whose amino-acid sequence MSLLYNLWGLLTLAAFIWVIYDIMTSNKGLEPVKKVLWIVVAFIFGILGAVAYYFLGRK is encoded by the coding sequence ATGTCATTGTTATATAACTTATGGGGATTGCTCACCCTGGCAGCTTTTATCTGGGTGATCTACGATATTATGACCAGTAATAAGGGCCTTGAACCAGTAAAAAAAGTGCTCTGGATAGTTGTTGCTTTTATTTTTGGTATCCTGGGAGCTGTAGCTTACTACTTCCTTGGAAGAAAATAA
- a CDS encoding DUF7847 domain-containing protein: protein MVEDIGTVVRKGFATWTRNLNICVPFILEVLTAIVFFFLGLLVFTVVFIAPVISKQNIDPSVLSPEEVLSMFTSTFSENMLMLILSGIVLFLFYMLVQSFFAAGAIGMAKTASETGHTNLGDMFHSGGKNFINLFLTNILVFLLAVAGLVFLVPGIISIGDVSLFLANPGSAATGASLLMIGMMVWVLYILILSIVFLFVDYALVIDGLDPISAIEKGISVFRRNMFPVFMMWVLVIGLSVFLSLIGEATSYMDVIAQLWSFLEFILSTIVIQPLITVWLTRFYLNRTERKLYSFEDYLLDY from the coding sequence ATGGTTGAGGACATTGGAACGGTTGTGCGCAAAGGTTTTGCGACCTGGACAAGGAATTTGAACATTTGTGTACCATTTATACTTGAGGTGTTGACAGCAATTGTATTCTTTTTCTTAGGATTGTTGGTCTTCACAGTGGTATTTATTGCTCCGGTGATCTCAAAGCAGAATATTGATCCCTCAGTTCTCTCTCCCGAAGAAGTGCTGAGCATGTTCACTTCTACATTCTCAGAGAACATGTTGATGTTGATCCTTTCAGGAATTGTTTTGTTCCTATTCTACATGCTCGTCCAGTCATTCTTTGCTGCTGGAGCCATAGGGATGGCGAAAACAGCCTCGGAAACAGGACATACGAATCTGGGTGATATGTTCCATTCAGGTGGAAAGAATTTCATTAATCTTTTCCTTACGAATATACTTGTTTTCCTGCTTGCTGTGGCTGGTTTAGTGTTCCTTGTGCCAGGCATTATCTCAATAGGTGATGTATCTCTTTTCCTGGCAAACCCTGGGAGTGCTGCTACAGGTGCATCCTTGCTCATGATAGGCATGATGGTATGGGTATTATACATACTAATCCTGAGCATTGTGTTTTTATTTGTTGACTATGCCCTTGTAATTGATGGTCTTGATCCCATCAGTGCAATTGAAAAAGGAATTTCAGTCTTCCGACGTAATATGTTCCCCGTTTTCATGATGTGGGTTCTGGTGATTGGGCTATCTGTGTTTCTGAGTTTGATAGGGGAAGCAACATCCTATATGGATGTAATAGCCCAGCTATGGTCATTTTTAGAATTTATACTCAGCACCATCGTCATACAGCCCTTGATCACTGTTTGGCTTACACGTTTCTATCTGAACAGGACAGAAAGGAAACTGTATTCATTTGAGGATTATCTTCTGGATTACTGA